GAGGCGAGGAGGAGCTATTCACCACTACCCATATAACAAACTGCATGAAGAAAGGTACTTTAAATATTGGATTTAATTCATTTTGAAGGTCTTTATGTACGAAGTTTTTTCATCTGGTTGATGAATGTGTTACTTGATTCATAAATACAGATGCAGTGTCTATAACTTGGCTTCCTTCTGTTTCTTATGTAGTAATCGCAATAGATTTGAAGCAAACAATTCAGGTTGATGAAGATCTTCAAATCCGTGCCTATTATGCAGGGCATGTAAGacattctttcttgttttagaaAGCTTCTTTGGACTTCTTTCTAAGTTTGTTATGTTCAGAGTTTCTGCATTTCTTAAAGCTTCTTTTGTAATGATCATAAGGTCCTTGGAGCAGTGATGATTTATGCAAAAGTGGGAGATGCAGCAATTTTGTACACTGGAGATTACAATATGACAACAGATAGACATCTAGGAGCAGCTAAAATTGACAGACTCCAGTTGGATCTTCTCATATCAGAGTACGGGAAACAAATACAAAGTTGTTCACTGGTATTTTTTAGCAAACTTACAAAGAACTAGTATGTATTCCTGTTGTATGTTTGACTATGCCGTTTAGGTCGACATATGCAACTACCATTCGCGGGTCAAAATATCCCCGAAGCTGTATGTCTACTTGTAGCTATCAACACATGGTTTCTTAAATGGTTTTTGATTATAATTCCGGCATAACTTTTGGCTTGTTCCTGATCAATATACTAAACTAGCCCTTTAGGAAAGGCTTCAGCTTTTGTTCGGTAATTGTCTAATATCTCAGAAAACTCTTCCAGGTTCATAAATGTGTTGCTGGCGGAGGGAAGGCACTAATTCCTTCATTTGCTCTTGGAAGGGCTCAGGTCTGTCTTCTTACAGAATAGGCTCCTTGTGATAGCTTTGAAACAAGTCAGTTACTTAAATTTGCCTGTGCTTCTTTTATGTCTCATTGACAATTGCGTTTCCTTGTTCAGGAACTTTGCATGCTGCTTGATGATTACTGGGAGCGTATGAATATAAAGGTTCCAATTTACTTCTCATCAGGTCTGTTAAATCACTACCAATCCTCATTTGAAATCAATTCTTCAGATTAGTCAGCTCAACAAAGTCGTGATTTTATCTTACAAATAGTGATCTCTATCTTCTGAATATTGCTGTATTTTTCCAGGTTTGACCATCCAAGCAAATATGTATTACAAAATGCTCATCAGCTGGACAAGCCAGAACGTTAAAGAAAAGCACAATACGCATAACCCATTTGATTTTAAGAATGGTATGCGAACTAACATTTGCAAATAACTTTAGAACGTTGAAGATGAAATTTATATCAAATGGACCCAAAACTTTACAGTGCTTGAAAAATAAGGATAAAAGCTTTGTAAACTAGTGATTCTATACTTGATCAATACATCCTGTCCGTCCTTTTTAACTACTACCTTAACATTCTGCAGTTAAAGATTTTGATCGGTCTCTTATACATGCTCCTGGGCCATGTGTTCTCTTTGCCACACCTGGTATGCTTTGTGCTGGCTTCTCACTTGAAGTGTTCAAGCACTGGGCTCCGTCTCCCTTGAATCTTGTTGCCTTGCCCGGGTATTACAGCTATTGTGTTTCCTTCATTAGcaattcattttttcttcttcgcaCCTAACCCACAATTATATCTCCTTTCAACCCCTTGTGGATCCGTTTGGTACAGATACTCTGTAGCTGGGACCGTTGGGCACAAACTGATGGCCGGTAAACCCACGACGGTTGACCTCTACAATGGCACCAAGGTTGATGTCCGTTGCAAGGTTTGTATATACTCTTTGTTCTGGTTCTCacaaaaattatgtaaactTTACAAGAAAATAGCAATGCATCAAAATTCACACGTTCAACATAAACTTAATAGTCTTGATACTGTTGTTATCAGATACATCAAGTGGCTTTCAGTCCTCACACggatgcaaaaggaataatggATCTCACAAAGTTTCTTTCCCCAAAGAACGTTGTACTCGTGCACGGCGAAAAACCAAGCATGATGATTCTTAAGGATAAGATAACCTCAGAGCTTGACATCCCCTGTTTTGTTCCTGCCAATGGTGAAACAGTTTCAGTAGCTTCAACCACTTTTGTAAAAGCAAACGCTTCTGATATGTTCCTTAAAAGCTGCTCCAGCCCGAATTTCAAATTCTCAAACTCTACTCAGCTCCGTGTTACAGACCAGAGAACTGCAGACGGGGTTTTGGTAATAGAGAAGAGCAAAAAGGCGAAGATTGTTCACCAAGATGAAGTCTCTGAGTTGTTACATGAGAAAAACCATGTGGTCTCTTTAGCTTACTGTTGTCCAGTGAAAGTTAAGGGAGAATCAGATAACGATGCTGATCTGATCAAACAATTGTCTTCAAAGATCTTGAAGACAGTGTCTGGTGCTCAGATTCATGAAGATGAAAACAGTTTGCAGGTTGGATCTTTTAAGGGGTCTTTGTGTCTGAAAGAGAAGTGTATGCATCGAACAGAGATAAGCAGTTGTAGTGAAGCTGTGTTCTTGTGTTGTAACTGGTCTGTTGCAGATTTAGAGCTTGGCTGGGAAATCATCAGTGTAATGAAACTAAATCTGTGATTTGTAAACAGTTTTAATCCTAGGCCAATTTCTAGATAACACCTGTAAGGTCAAAGGTGATTTATTGTAATAATGatgttttaatgttaaatattaattaatcttatttaATTAGATTCTACagtaattgttttaattttaaaccaatctTTTAAAAACTGTCCGCCATGGCTTAAGCGTTTTCtagaggaggagagagagagagagagagagaagaaactcaATTCTCTTCGTTGGTTCCGTATCAGAAGATACTGATGTCATCGACTTCTTCAGACTCCACGGCGGCGCGTGATCAACATGTGCCACTACTCCGCCCGCGTCGCGAAggctcttctccttcatcagcCAGACCTACAGCTCTCGCCGTTCTATTGGGACGGATCACCGGCCACCGTGCACCGTCGATGCTTGTGAGAGAGACGGCGGCGCGTGCTCTGGAGGAGAGACGAATCGATTGGGGTTACTCGAAACCTGTAGTTGCTGCTGATATACTCTGGAACGCTGCTCTTGTGCTTGCGTCGGCGGTTATGCTTGTCGGTACAGTCGAAGAAAGACCTAACGAGCCGATCAGGGTTTGGATCTGTGGGTATGGGTTACAGTGTTTGATCCatgtggttttggtttggtctGAGTATTGGAGGAGAAACACGACGCGTAGAGCTAGGGATTTGGAGTCTGGAGATAGTGCCGCCGCCGATCATGAAGATCACAGTGAGTAtgatcatgaagaagaagacagtgaCAATTCAACAACTTACAGGTTTGATTGACTAATCTCAATTTCATGAATTTATGAAGatgaaattgatgttttttttgtcgtttatGTGATTGAATTTGCCATTGGGATGATGGATTTGTTGTAATCAGCTTTGCTAAAAGATGTGAGTCTATAAACACTGTGGTATCATTTGTATGGTGGATCATTGGATTCTACTGGGTTGTTGAAGG
The Camelina sativa cultivar DH55 chromosome 6, Cs, whole genome shotgun sequence genome window above contains:
- the LOC104793820 gene encoding cleavage and polyadenylation specificity factor subunit 3-II-like; this encodes MAIDCFVLGAGQEIGKSCVVVTINGKRIMFDCGMHMGCDDHNRYPDFSLLSKSGDFDNVISCIIVTHFHMDHVGALPYFTEVCGYNGPIYMSYPTKALSPLMLEDYRRVMVDRRGEEELFTTTHITNCMKKVIAIDLKQTIQVDEDLQIRAYYAGHVLGAVMIYAKVGDAAILYTGDYNMTTDRHLGAAKIDRLQLDLLISEYGKQIQSCSLVHKCVAGGGKALIPSFALGRAQELCMLLDDYWERMNIKVPIYFSSGLTIQANMYYKMLISWTSQNVKEKHNTHNPFDFKNVKDFDRSLIHAPGPCVLFATPGMLCAGFSLEVFKHWAPSPLNLVALPGYSVAGTVGHKLMAGKPTTVDLYNGTKVDVRCKIHQVAFSPHTDAKGIMDLTKFLSPKNVVLVHGEKPSMMILKDKITSELDIPCFVPANGETVSVASTTFVKANASDMFLKSCSSPNFKFSNSTQLRVTDQRTADGVLVIEKSKKAKIVHQDEVSELLHEKNHVVSLAYCCPVKVKGESDNDADLIKQLSSKILKTVSGAQIHEDENSLQVGSFKGSLCLKEKCMHRTEISSCSEAVFLCCNWSVADLELGWEIISVMKLNLSFSRGGEREREREETQFSSLVPYQKILMSSTSSDSTAARDQHVPLLRPRREGSSPSSARPTALAVLLGRITGHRAPSMLVRETAARALEERRIDWGYSKPVVAADILWNAALVLASAVMLVGTVEERPNEPIRVWICGYGLQCLIHVVLVWSEYWRRNTTRRARDLESGDSAAADHEDHSEYDHEEEDSDNSTTYSFAKRCESINTVVSFVWWIIGFYWVVEGGDKLLGEAPNLYWLSVTFLAIDVFFAIFCIVLACLVGIALCCCLPCIIALLYAVAGTEGVSETELGVLPLYKFKAFHTNEKNIAGPGKMVPIPTKGLCLATERTLLAEDADCCICLNSYEDGAELHALPCNHHFHSTCIVKWLKMRATCPLCKYNILKGTTDPN